A portion of the Flavobacterium magnum genome contains these proteins:
- a CDS encoding App1 family protein produces the protein MKPVLKLYRGYANEQELIVMGHVFKPTTKEDYDFQKRKFQNARSVIRMFRIKTQRNADVYLELNGAKIHTKTLDDGYFKFCIPLTKEFGYGWMDYFVTINHNGEALRTKGSFIRPYDGNLGFISDIDDTFLISHTRNMFRKLYILLFRGVNDRKIFDNVVAHYQALSSSGRNNKGEQNAFFYVSSSEWNLYRFIVQFTELHQLPRAVLLLKDIKTSLMDFFITGRGDHNHKFEKIKHILEFYPNLRYTLLGDDSQDDPHLYEQICKIFPVNVQAVYIRQTGSHKKQKATDVMKNLESLNVAVCYFSDSAEAIEHSRRIGLIS, from the coding sequence ATGAAGCCTGTCCTTAAATTATACCGGGGTTACGCCAACGAGCAGGAATTGATTGTGATGGGACATGTCTTTAAACCGACAACGAAGGAGGATTATGATTTCCAAAAAAGGAAATTTCAGAACGCCCGCTCGGTCATCCGGATGTTTCGTATCAAGACACAGCGAAATGCCGACGTCTATCTCGAGCTCAACGGCGCTAAGATTCATACCAAAACCCTCGACGACGGTTATTTCAAGTTCTGTATCCCGCTCACAAAGGAATTTGGCTATGGATGGATGGATTATTTTGTGACTATAAACCACAATGGCGAAGCGCTTCGTACTAAGGGCAGTTTCATCAGGCCGTACGACGGAAACCTGGGTTTTATTTCTGACATTGATGACACCTTCCTGATTTCGCATACGCGTAATATGTTCAGGAAACTCTATATCCTGCTGTTCCGCGGCGTCAACGACCGCAAAATATTTGACAATGTCGTGGCACATTACCAGGCCCTGAGCTCTTCGGGCAGGAATAATAAAGGGGAACAGAACGCTTTTTTTTATGTGTCGAGCAGTGAATGGAACCTGTATCGTTTTATTGTACAGTTTACCGAGCTTCACCAGCTCCCGCGGGCGGTGCTGCTATTGAAAGATATCAAGACAAGCCTGATGGATTTCTTTATCACGGGCCGCGGGGACCACAACCACAAGTTCGAAAAAATCAAGCACATACTCGAATTCTATCCGAACCTGCGCTACACGCTCTTAGGTGACGATTCGCAGGATGATCCCCATTTGTATGAGCAAATCTGCAAAATATTCCCTGTAAATGTTCAGGCGGTATACATCCGTCAGACAGGCAGCCACAAAAAGCAGAAGGCGACTGATGTGATGAAAAACCTCGAAAGCCTGAACGTGGCGGTGTGTTATTTCAGCGACAGTGCAGAAGCGATCGAACATTCCAGGAGGATCGGGCTCATCAGTTAA
- the gldN gene encoding gliding motility protein GldN, whose amino-acid sequence MNCKNLLSIAILLAGGLTSFAQSNLLNAKTPDEIGKKTEAQLNSDNDKPLPYGYVHDRDVMMGKTVMEIIDLDERINFPMYFPIDTNNIGKDRRSLFDVIIKGIKSGKITEVYADPYFNTKRPLGDLENTFKFRDTTNAGRDEINNDPEAYKGRHVEAQPEKRNKKGKIISPAVPAQDLPAAKVLSAEFIDERFLTSQDISAYKIKGYWYFDKRQGEMKYRLLGICPVAPEAKEVGKEDPDVIELFWVYFPAARDVLHASNAFNDKNSAMPITFDHLLNSRRFNSVIYEEENVYGDRLIQDYMKDNAQLQLLESERLKEKIRNFEQDMWNY is encoded by the coding sequence ATGAATTGCAAAAATCTTTTATCAATAGCTATTTTGCTCGCAGGAGGTCTTACTTCTTTCGCCCAATCGAATCTGTTGAATGCAAAGACACCGGATGAAATTGGTAAAAAGACTGAAGCCCAATTGAACTCTGATAACGACAAGCCGCTTCCGTACGGATACGTTCATGACAGGGACGTTATGATGGGTAAGACGGTGATGGAAATTATCGATCTTGATGAAAGAATCAATTTCCCAATGTACTTCCCGATCGATACCAACAATATCGGTAAAGACAGGAGGTCGTTATTTGATGTCATCATCAAGGGGATTAAGTCAGGGAAGATTACTGAGGTGTATGCAGACCCTTACTTCAATACGAAGCGTCCGTTAGGGGATTTGGAAAATACCTTTAAATTCCGTGACACGACCAATGCCGGTAGGGATGAAATCAACAACGATCCTGAAGCTTACAAGGGAAGGCATGTTGAGGCTCAGCCTGAAAAAAGGAACAAGAAAGGAAAGATTATCTCTCCTGCCGTACCTGCACAGGATCTGCCTGCTGCAAAAGTATTGTCTGCTGAATTCATTGATGAAAGGTTCTTGACTTCCCAGGATATCTCTGCTTACAAGATCAAAGGTTACTGGTATTTTGACAAGAGACAAGGTGAGATGAAGTACAGATTGCTTGGAATCTGCCCTGTCGCTCCTGAAGCCAAGGAAGTTGGAAAGGAAGATCCGGATGTAATCGAATTGTTCTGGGTGTATTTCCCTGCGGCAAGAGACGTATTGCATGCGTCGAACGCTTTCAATGATAAGAATTCTGCCATGCCAATTACGTTTGATCACTTGTTGAACTCAAGGCGTTTCAATTCCGTTATTTACGAAGAAGAGAATGTATACGGTGACAGGTTGATTCAGGATTATATGAAAGACAATGCGCAATTGCAGTTGTTGGAGTCGGAAAGACTTAAAGAGAAAATCCGCAATTTCGAACAGGATATGTGGAATTATTAA
- a CDS encoding NAD(P)/FAD-dependent oxidoreductase — MVDYLIVGAGLAGIAFAETALQNGRSVVVFNDQSQNSSKVAGGLYNPVILKRYSKLQDAMEQVMYLQHFYGCIENQLGLGGKIVFNLPMLRKFFSIEEQNNWFAASDKPGLTPFLSTSLFTNAFNGITSPFNYGQVLHTGYVDTQLLTNAYAGYLAGLNAMRHETFSYDGMVINEDHVIYQDIEAKYVVFAEGFGIGVNPYFNYLPLNGTKGELLIIKAPGLDLDVILNTNVFILPLGNQLFKVGATYNWDDKTAVPTESGRAELIQGIGEILDCDFEVVDHLAGIRPTVRDRKPLLGKHPTHPRLHVLNGLGTRGVMLGPYVALKLFDYIERGDPLDPAIDIRRFSPV; from the coding sequence ATGGTTGATTATCTAATAGTAGGCGCTGGACTTGCCGGAATAGCCTTCGCTGAAACAGCGCTTCAGAACGGAAGGTCTGTCGTGGTTTTCAATGACCAGTCGCAAAATTCCTCGAAAGTGGCTGGCGGACTCTACAATCCGGTCATTTTAAAGCGTTACAGTAAGCTGCAGGACGCGATGGAGCAGGTGATGTATCTCCAACATTTTTACGGCTGCATTGAGAACCAACTGGGGCTCGGGGGTAAAATCGTTTTTAATCTACCCATGCTTAGAAAGTTCTTTTCGATAGAGGAACAAAACAATTGGTTTGCAGCCTCCGATAAGCCCGGGCTTACGCCATTTCTTTCAACGAGCCTATTTACCAATGCCTTCAACGGTATCACATCCCCGTTCAATTACGGTCAGGTCCTGCACACAGGCTATGTTGATACGCAACTACTAACCAATGCGTATGCAGGTTATCTTGCGGGCCTTAACGCGATGCGGCATGAGACTTTTTCATACGATGGGATGGTTATCAATGAAGACCATGTTATATATCAGGATATAGAAGCAAAGTATGTCGTTTTTGCGGAAGGCTTCGGTATTGGCGTAAACCCGTATTTTAACTACCTCCCTTTGAACGGCACGAAGGGTGAGCTGCTGATCATTAAAGCGCCGGGACTGGACCTTGATGTCATCCTCAATACCAATGTGTTCATCCTGCCTCTAGGCAATCAGCTATTCAAGGTTGGAGCGACTTACAATTGGGATGACAAGACTGCTGTCCCTACTGAGTCCGGACGCGCAGAACTCATCCAGGGTATCGGTGAAATCCTGGACTGCGACTTCGAAGTTGTCGATCACCTTGCGGGCATCCGTCCTACCGTCAGGGACAGGAAGCCGCTGCTGGGAAAGCACCCCACACACCCGAGATTGCATGTCCTGAATGGCCTCGGGACACGCGGTGTCATGCTAGGCCCTTATGTGGCCCTAAAATTATTTGACTATATTGAGCGGGGAGATCCTTTGGATCCCGCAATCGACATCCGACGCTTTTCACCCGTTTAG
- a CDS encoding GNAT family N-acetyltransferase, with product MALTFEIFTEVSQLPLRWDALAKENLFLSRDYLSVLQLSAPQNMQCLFIGLSHSDRLVGIALAQFLDVNRLESFGERDRCLRASARKLVFRNFSSRVLFLGNNMLTGQNAFALDEHTDPVLALKTLKSAVKAIVTDFAKKGKKIHLVTFKDFDQKETDDFRKAGFADYLEFSTQPNMVFKIRDNWVSEQDYIDSLSKKYRDQYKRARKKSEGINKRKMSLDDIILHEETIYELYFYVAKNAPFNTFFLSKNHFRVFKEKLRDRFLFYGYFFEERLIGFSTLIKNGQSMDTYFLGYDDSIQREKMLYLNMLYDMIAYSVNKGFSEIIFGRTALEIKSSVGAEPIAMRGFMQHSNRLINNNMDWIFKRLEPASEWQQRHPFKEL from the coding sequence ATGGCACTGACTTTTGAAATCTTTACTGAGGTAAGCCAGCTGCCCCTGCGTTGGGATGCACTTGCAAAAGAAAACCTTTTTCTTTCCCGCGATTACCTTAGCGTATTGCAGCTTTCGGCACCACAAAACATGCAATGCCTTTTTATTGGGTTATCCCATTCAGACCGGTTGGTCGGCATCGCCCTCGCGCAATTTCTTGACGTAAACCGGCTCGAATCATTTGGGGAACGTGACCGTTGCCTGCGTGCTTCGGCAAGGAAGCTGGTTTTCAGGAATTTTTCGTCCCGTGTCCTATTTCTTGGAAATAATATGCTCACAGGACAAAATGCCTTTGCGCTCGACGAACATACTGATCCGGTCCTCGCGTTGAAGACTTTGAAATCAGCTGTGAAGGCGATTGTTACTGATTTTGCCAAAAAAGGAAAAAAAATCCACCTGGTCACTTTTAAGGATTTTGATCAAAAAGAAACGGATGATTTCCGGAAAGCCGGGTTCGCGGATTATCTCGAGTTTTCCACCCAGCCTAATATGGTTTTCAAGATACGCGACAATTGGGTTTCGGAACAGGACTATATCGATTCGCTTTCCAAAAAATACCGCGACCAATACAAACGCGCACGCAAAAAATCCGAAGGCATCAACAAACGAAAAATGTCATTGGATGACATTATCCTGCACGAGGAAACGATATACGAACTGTATTTTTATGTGGCCAAAAACGCGCCGTTCAACACATTTTTCCTAAGCAAAAACCACTTCCGGGTATTCAAGGAAAAACTGCGCGACAGGTTTCTTTTCTACGGATATTTTTTCGAAGAACGGCTCATAGGATTTAGCACGCTGATTAAGAACGGCCAGTCCATGGACACCTATTTCCTCGGTTACGACGACTCGATACAACGCGAGAAAATGCTCTACCTGAATATGCTCTACGACATGATTGCCTATTCTGTCAACAAAGGATTCAGCGAGATTATTTTCGGTCGGACGGCATTGGAAATAAAGAGTTCCGTTGGCGCAGAACCGATAGCAATGCGCGGTTTCATGCAGCACAGCAACCGCCTTATCAACAACAACATGGATTGGATTTTTAAGCGGCTCGAGCCCGCCTCTGAATGGCAGCAGCGCCATCCGTTTAAGGAGCTTTAA
- the gldM gene encoding gliding motility protein GldM, with protein MAGGKLTPRQKMINLMYLVFIAMLALNMSKEVLSAFGLMNEKFEAANTASKATNEQMLSALDQKSADAKGVGEFAVAAGIAHKVQSASKKFYDFIETCKAETKKGVEVEENGKLPYEQMDKGQNLDESWFIGDSYTKRGNEVIAAITTYKDEMKAALSDKKYSAILAQVNKAFDISDVTNKEGIKDKFLNYHFKGFPAIASLSKLSAWQSDVKKAESDVYSAALGKAAVEIASYSHYQAIVVLEKNAYFQGENVKGKVVLGRYDETTVPTSFQGPGKLENGQAVISLTAGNVGEQKINGQFTFVEGGKTIPLKFEGNYVVVPRPNEATISADKMNVVYRGVKNPMTISFAGVAQSDVKASAPGLRDLGKGKYMMEPGSGTEVRINVNAKLPDGKTVTDARVFRIKNIPAPQGAIGKTMGIVKGAKGRLEASTITAELPDFDFEVKINVVQFSMKVPGQPTVVVNGNKLNSQAKAALARTSRGDQVTFSEIKTKLEGSDIILKQTAPVIYEIQ; from the coding sequence ATGGCAGGAGGAAAATTAACCCCTAGACAGAAGATGATTAACCTGATGTATCTGGTTTTCATCGCGATGTTAGCACTGAATATGTCCAAAGAAGTATTGTCTGCTTTTGGATTGATGAACGAAAAATTTGAAGCAGCAAATACTGCATCGAAAGCTACTAACGAACAGATGCTGTCAGCATTGGATCAGAAATCCGCTGACGCAAAAGGTGTTGGAGAGTTTGCGGTGGCCGCTGGGATAGCGCATAAAGTGCAATCCGCCTCTAAGAAATTTTATGATTTTATTGAGACCTGTAAAGCCGAAACTAAAAAAGGCGTAGAGGTTGAAGAAAATGGTAAATTGCCTTACGAACAAATGGACAAAGGTCAAAACCTTGACGAAAGTTGGTTTATAGGTGACAGTTACACTAAAAGGGGTAACGAGGTGATTGCGGCAATCACTACTTACAAAGATGAGATGAAAGCTGCTCTTAGTGATAAGAAGTATTCTGCAATCTTAGCGCAGGTGAATAAGGCTTTTGATATTTCCGATGTTACGAACAAGGAAGGTATAAAAGATAAGTTTTTGAATTATCATTTCAAAGGTTTCCCTGCGATTGCATCTCTTTCTAAATTGTCGGCTTGGCAGAGTGACGTAAAGAAAGCCGAATCAGACGTGTACAGTGCTGCTTTAGGTAAAGCTGCTGTGGAGATTGCGTCTTACAGTCATTATCAGGCTATTGTGGTGTTGGAGAAAAACGCATATTTCCAAGGCGAGAATGTTAAAGGTAAAGTGGTTTTGGGTCGTTATGATGAAACTACAGTGCCTACTTCATTTCAGGGACCAGGAAAATTAGAGAATGGACAAGCTGTTATTTCCTTGACTGCTGGTAACGTTGGAGAACAGAAGATTAACGGTCAGTTTACATTCGTTGAAGGGGGCAAAACGATTCCGTTGAAATTTGAAGGCAACTACGTGGTAGTGCCTCGTCCTAACGAAGCGACTATTTCTGCTGATAAAATGAACGTAGTTTATCGAGGTGTCAAGAACCCAATGACAATTTCTTTTGCAGGTGTGGCCCAAAGCGACGTTAAAGCTTCTGCCCCAGGTCTTAGAGATTTAGGAAAAGGTAAGTATATGATGGAGCCCGGTTCTGGTACAGAAGTTAGAATCAATGTAAATGCTAAGTTGCCCGACGGAAAGACGGTAACTGATGCGAGAGTTTTCAGGATTAAAAACATCCCTGCTCCCCAAGGAGCCATTGGAAAGACGATGGGTATCGTGAAAGGTGCGAAAGGAAGGCTAGAGGCTTCTACTATCACCGCAGAATTGCCTGATTTTGACTTCGAAGTTAAGATTAATGTTGTTCAGTTTAGTATGAAAGTACCTGGTCAGCCTACAGTGGTGGTCAATGGTAACAAACTGAACTCTCAGGCTAAAGCTGCGTTAGCGAGGACGTCGCGTGGTGATCAGGTGACATTCTCTGAAATTAAGACAAAATTGGAGGGTTCAGATATAATCCTGAAACAAACGGCTCCAGTTATTTACGAAATACAATAA
- the gldL gene encoding gliding motility protein GldL: MAILSKKAMNFAYGMGAAVVIVGALFKIIHFELGPLTGNVMLTIGLVTEALIFALSAFEPVDNELDWSLVYPELAGGQAKDKKKEEPKDAQGMLSQKLDAMLKEAKVDGALMASLGNSIKNFESAAKGIAPAADSIAATKKYSEELSMAAAQMESLNSLYKVQLESASRNAEANKEIADNASKLKEQMQSMTANIASLNNVYGGMLSAMSNKG; this comes from the coding sequence ATGGCAATTTTAAGCAAAAAAGCAATGAACTTCGCTTATGGTATGGGAGCGGCGGTAGTAATCGTAGGAGCATTATTCAAAATCATCCACTTTGAACTTGGTCCTTTGACAGGTAACGTGATGCTTACTATTGGTCTTGTAACAGAAGCTCTCATCTTCGCATTATCTGCTTTCGAACCGGTAGATAATGAACTGGATTGGTCATTGGTATATCCTGAATTGGCTGGAGGTCAGGCTAAAGACAAAAAGAAAGAGGAGCCTAAAGATGCTCAGGGAATGTTGTCTCAAAAATTGGACGCTATGCTTAAGGAAGCGAAAGTTGACGGAGCATTAATGGCTAGTCTAGGAAACAGCATCAAGAACTTTGAATCTGCTGCTAAAGGTATTGCACCTGCTGCTGACAGCATTGCCGCAACAAAAAAATATAGCGAGGAGCTTTCTATGGCTGCTGCCCAAATGGAATCATTGAACAGCCTTTATAAAGTGCAGTTGGAGAGTGCTTCAAGAAACGCAGAAGCCAACAAAGAGATTGCTGATAATGCAAGCAAACTGAAAGAACAAATGCAGTCAATGACAGCCAACATTGCGTCTTTGAACAATGTATATGGTGGTATGCTTTCTGCAATGAGCAACAAAGGATAA
- a CDS encoding DUF983 domain-containing protein — protein MLKKGSRLNSILTGSCPRCHQDSMYVNPNPFHLSEVLKMKDKCSHCGLRYMIEPSFFYGAMYVSYGLNVLIGMGVFAVCFFGFKTDVTTTFISIIVSLTLLMPLVLRWSRNIYINLFVSEQSDQD, from the coding sequence ATGTTAAAAAAAGGATCCAGACTAAATAGCATTTTAACAGGAAGTTGCCCCAGATGCCATCAGGACAGCATGTATGTAAACCCAAACCCGTTTCATCTAAGCGAAGTGCTGAAAATGAAAGACAAATGCAGCCATTGTGGTTTGAGGTACATGATAGAGCCATCGTTTTTTTACGGCGCGATGTATGTGAGTTACGGGCTCAATGTGCTGATTGGTATGGGCGTTTTTGCGGTGTGTTTTTTTGGATTTAAAACGGACGTAACCACAACGTTCATCAGCATCATCGTAAGCCTGACGCTGCTGATGCCATTAGTACTTAGGTGGTCTCGGAATATTTACATCAACCTGTTCGTTTCAGAACAGAGCGATCAGGACTAA
- a CDS encoding DUF1761 domain-containing protein — MDFINFPAIFAAALTSLLVGFIWYNPKVFGNIWLRESGVTMEDGKKPNMALIFTLVYIYSVFIAFILSGVTIHQAGALGMVGGPMELGHVKPSYNAFMTDYGTTFRSFKHGALHGFMMGLLLILPVVAINSLFEKRSWKYILITGFYWVVTCTIMGGIVCGWTKDGFHFSSQLLP; from the coding sequence ATGGACTTCATTAACTTTCCGGCCATCTTTGCAGCGGCCCTCACTTCGCTCCTGGTAGGTTTTATCTGGTACAACCCAAAGGTTTTCGGCAACATCTGGCTGCGGGAGTCAGGTGTAACAATGGAAGACGGTAAAAAACCGAACATGGCACTGATCTTTACGCTCGTTTACATCTACAGCGTTTTCATCGCGTTCATCCTCTCCGGCGTCACAATACACCAGGCCGGCGCATTGGGCATGGTCGGCGGCCCGATGGAACTAGGCCACGTGAAACCGTCTTACAACGCGTTCATGACTGACTATGGCACCACTTTCCGGTCGTTCAAACACGGCGCGCTTCATGGCTTTATGATGGGCTTGCTTTTGATTTTACCGGTAGTCGCTATCAACTCACTATTCGAGAAAAGAAGCTGGAAATACATCCTGATCACCGGATTTTACTGGGTGGTCACCTGCACCATTATGGGTGGGATCGTCTGCGGATGGACAAAAGACGGTTTCCATTTTTCGTCTCAGTTGCTGCCATGA
- a CDS encoding diacylglycerol/lipid kinase family protein, giving the protein MKKNIIFVVNPIAGGIDKSELTSAVHDFAQAENFNTITYETTGDDADLTEIQRLYQEHQPERILVAGGDGTIKMVAEAVEHHDVILGIIPAGSANGLSTDLNLPAAMADNLEIAFHGGHIDMDMISINGIRSLHLSDLGLNAQLVKNYEQGSTRGMLGYALQAIQTLSEQEPPFEAKIVANGETIETTARMIVIANTQKYGTGVTINPSGLMDDGKFEIVILKNLDLIVFGKIITGNMPLDTGDVEIISTSEAVIETGTKVSFQIDGEFCGMMDKLDIHILPGQMKVAVPAPVQEG; this is encoded by the coding sequence GTGAAAAAGAATATCATTTTTGTTGTAAACCCCATTGCAGGCGGTATCGATAAGTCAGAATTGACTTCGGCTGTGCACGATTTTGCCCAAGCCGAAAATTTCAATACGATTACCTACGAGACTACAGGTGACGATGCTGATTTGACAGAAATACAGCGTCTGTACCAGGAACACCAGCCAGAGCGCATCCTGGTAGCCGGCGGCGACGGTACGATAAAGATGGTTGCCGAAGCGGTGGAACACCACGATGTCATACTGGGCATCATCCCTGCAGGTTCGGCAAACGGCCTTTCGACCGACCTGAACCTTCCCGCTGCGATGGCCGACAACCTCGAGATTGCGTTTCACGGCGGCCATATCGACATGGATATGATTTCTATTAACGGGATCCGGAGCCTGCATTTGAGCGACCTCGGGCTCAATGCGCAGCTGGTTAAAAATTACGAGCAGGGCAGTACCCGCGGTATGTTAGGCTATGCCCTGCAGGCGATACAGACACTGAGCGAACAGGAACCACCGTTTGAAGCGAAAATTGTTGCCAATGGCGAAACCATCGAAACCACCGCGCGGATGATTGTGATTGCCAATACCCAGAAGTATGGTACCGGCGTGACGATTAACCCTTCAGGGCTCATGGATGACGGGAAGTTTGAAATCGTGATCCTGAAAAACCTGGACCTGATTGTATTCGGGAAAATCATCACGGGAAACATGCCTTTGGACACGGGCGATGTAGAGATTATTTCCACGAGCGAGGCGGTGATAGAGACCGGCACGAAAGTCAGTTTCCAGATTGACGGGGAATTTTGCGGCATGATGGATAAACTTGACATACACATCTTGCCGGGACAGATGAAAGTAGCGGTTCCTGCTCCGGTTCAGGAGGGTTAA
- a CDS encoding ABC-F family ATP-binding cassette domain-containing protein: MLNIHNLSVSFGGTYLFEEVTFRLGAGDRVGLVGKNGAGKSTMLKILARDFAPDSGSIATEKEVKIGFLRQDIDFEQGRTVLEEAYQAFAEIKEVEKKLESINHQLVTRTDYESEGYSQIIEDLSDLTHRFELLGGYNYVGDTEKILLGLGFKREEFNNPTETFSGGWRMRIELAKLLLQSNDILLLDEPTNHLDIESIIWLENFLRSFPGVVVIVSHDKMFLDNVTNRTIEISLGKAYDFNKPYTQYLELRHEIREKQLATQKNQQKKIEETQKLIERFRYSATKSSMAQSLIKKLDKVERIEVDEDDNSVMNISFPLSKVPGKVVVEAEHVTKSYGDKTILKDISLLVERGSKIAFVGQNGQGKSTFIKAIVNEFPFEGSIKLGHNVQVGYFAQNQAEYLDGEITLLQTMENAATDSNRSKVRDMLGAFLFRGDDVEKKVKVLSGGERNRLALCKLLLQPINVLVMDEPTNHLDIKSKNVLKAALQKFEGTLLLVSHDRDFLQGMSNIVYEFKDQKIREYLGDINFFLEQRNMQNMREVEKKDTVKKELPKEMAKVSYEDQKKNKTLQNRLSKIESHIKDLENDIQRDDRALASNYDKHVEDANFFIAYNKKKSDLEKLLDEWAQVQEEIDNA; the protein is encoded by the coding sequence ATGCTGAATATACACAACCTTTCTGTCTCATTCGGAGGCACCTATTTGTTTGAAGAAGTCACTTTCAGGCTGGGGGCGGGAGACCGCGTCGGTCTAGTTGGTAAAAATGGTGCCGGAAAGTCTACCATGCTCAAAATCCTGGCACGCGATTTCGCACCTGATTCCGGAAGCATTGCCACTGAAAAGGAAGTTAAAATCGGTTTCCTGAGACAGGACATCGATTTCGAGCAGGGCAGGACGGTATTGGAGGAAGCCTATCAGGCTTTCGCCGAAATCAAGGAGGTTGAAAAAAAGCTTGAATCAATTAACCACCAGCTTGTCACCCGCACCGATTATGAAAGCGAAGGCTATTCCCAGATTATAGAGGATTTATCTGATTTAACCCACCGTTTCGAGCTGCTCGGCGGATACAATTATGTGGGTGACACCGAAAAAATCCTGCTTGGACTTGGTTTCAAACGCGAAGAATTTAACAATCCCACTGAAACCTTTTCCGGCGGCTGGCGCATGCGCATTGAGTTGGCCAAACTGCTGCTGCAATCAAATGACATCCTGTTGCTCGATGAGCCTACAAACCACCTTGACATCGAAAGCATCATCTGGCTTGAGAATTTCCTGCGCAGTTTCCCCGGAGTTGTTGTGATCGTGTCGCACGATAAGATGTTTTTGGATAATGTGACCAACAGGACCATTGAGATTTCGCTCGGAAAGGCGTACGATTTTAACAAGCCTTACACCCAATACCTCGAATTGCGCCATGAGATACGCGAGAAGCAACTGGCGACGCAGAAAAACCAACAAAAAAAGATTGAGGAAACCCAAAAACTGATTGAGCGCTTCCGCTACAGTGCGACCAAATCTTCGATGGCGCAATCGCTGATCAAAAAGCTTGATAAGGTCGAAAGGATTGAAGTGGACGAAGACGACAATTCGGTGATGAATATCTCATTTCCGCTTTCAAAAGTACCGGGGAAAGTGGTTGTCGAGGCTGAACACGTCACCAAAAGCTATGGCGATAAAACCATCCTGAAAGACATCTCGCTGCTTGTGGAACGCGGCAGTAAGATCGCTTTCGTTGGGCAGAACGGCCAGGGAAAATCCACGTTTATCAAGGCCATAGTGAATGAGTTCCCTTTCGAGGGCTCGATTAAGCTGGGACACAACGTGCAGGTGGGGTATTTTGCCCAGAATCAGGCTGAATACCTTGACGGCGAAATCACGCTGCTGCAGACGATGGAGAACGCCGCTACCGATTCAAACCGGTCCAAGGTACGCGACATGCTTGGCGCATTCCTTTTCCGCGGTGACGATGTCGAAAAGAAAGTGAAAGTGCTATCGGGCGGTGAGCGCAACCGCCTGGCGTTGTGTAAACTGCTGCTGCAGCCAATCAATGTGCTCGTGATGGATGAGCCCACAAATCACCTTGACATCAAATCCAAGAATGTACTCAAGGCAGCACTTCAGAAGTTTGAAGGGACATTGCTGCTGGTATCCCACGATCGTGATTTCCTTCAGGGCATGTCCAATATCGTGTATGAATTCAAGGACCAAAAAATCCGCGAGTACCTCGGCGACATCAATTTCTTCCTCGAACAGCGCAATATGCAGAACATGCGCGAAGTGGAGAAGAAAGATACGGTGAAAAAAGAGTTACCAAAGGAAATGGCCAAAGTCTCTTACGAAGACCAAAAGAAAAATAAGACGCTGCAAAACCGCCTCAGCAAGATTGAAAGCCACATCAAGGATCTGGAAAATGACATCCAGCGCGATGACAGGGCATTGGCGTCTAATTATGACAAACATGTTGAAGATGCCAATTTCTTTATCGCCTACAATAAAAAGAAGTCTGACCTCGAGAAATTGCTCGACGAATGGGCGCAGGTGCAGGAAGAGATTGACAATGCCTGA